TTCACGGAAAAAACTTACTCCAACAGGTTCTCACCAGTTAAAATAGCGGTTTCTTCTCCCCAAGCTTTAGATCCCGTATGTCCTACGGTACTTAGTCCAATTGAAAGAACGTTTTTGGCTGCGTTTTGATCGCGGTCTAAGACACAGCCACACTTACACTTATGAGTTCGGGTACTAAGAGCTTTTTTAACCTTTGCTCCACAGCTAGAACAAATAACAGAAGTATATTGGGGCGGTACGGCAATTGTTATCTTGCCAAATTTGTACCCAAAATACTCTAACCAGACTCTAAATTGATACCAACCAGCATCAGTTATTGATTTAGCTAGATTGTGATTTTTTACCATATTGGCAATTCTTAAATCTTCGTAGGCGACTACATCGTTAGACGTGACTACGCATCGTGCCAGCTTTACGGCATGATCTTTACGCTGCCTACTTGTTTTAAGATGCTTCAAGGCATATCTTTTTCTAGCTTGGTGATAGTTTTTAGATTGAGGCTTTGCTCCTTTAATATACTTTTTAGACTTACTTTTATTCAATCGATTGAGAGGTTTTTCTCCTTTTCTATAGAAGCGAGGATTCTCTATTTGATTCCCTTTGTCGTCAGTATAAAAGTAATTCAAACCAACGTCTAAACCTATTTCTGAATAGGAAAGTTCAACTTTTTCTCTGTTATCTACATCAACTAAAAACTGACAATAATGACCATCTGCACGTCTAACTATACGTACTCTTTTGATTTGCTTGATATCGTAACAATTCAAATCGCGAGTACCTTTTAATTTAACTTGTCCGATGTTATTTTTATCCGTAAAGGTTATTTTCTTTCTGTCTTCAGAAAACTTCCATCCGCTTGTTTTATATTCAACGGAACGAGAGTGTTTTTTAAACTTAGGAAAACCTTTCTTTTTAGTTACTTTGTTTTTACAGTTAGCGTAGAAACGAGATATCGCTGCCCAAGCTCGATCTGCACTTGATTGTCTTGCCATTGAATTTAACTTGTGAGCAAAAGGAAACTCCGCAGCTAATACTTTGCAGTATGCGCTTAAATCGTATTTTCCTACTCCTTTGTTATCCATCCAATAGCGGAGTGCTTTGTTGCGTATGAATTGAGCCGTTAAAATGGCTTCATCCATCGCTTGATATTGAACTTGTTTTGCGTATATCTTGGCTTCTAAAACTAACATATTATTACGCTAGCACGAAAGCATAATATAGTATAGTTAAACTTCGGGTTTTTCATCCCACGGCTGAAGCGCGTGGGCTTTCATTTGCTGTAAATGCGATCGCTCGCTTGGTCTGGGTGACATCCTCTCATCCTAAATCAAAGATAAAGATACGAGCTTCCTAACCTCACGATTAGGCTTTACTGCCCAACGCCACTTGTCTAGTTTGTTGATTAGCTCAACAAACCCCGACAGCCCGACTTGACAGTCAATTTGTTCCCCGTGAGTCCCACGGTATATGCGAAGCGGTATCCTTTAGGACTAACGCAAAAATGAATTTACGATTTACATCTAATTACGCTCAAGATTTTACCTACAGAACTCTTCTGTAGAACTTCTTATCTTGAATTGTCAAGGTGCTAATTTGTACGAACTGGAGAGCAATAAAAGCTAGATTTCACGTACCAAAAGTATTGTATAGCGAAGTGTATCCGTGATAGACAACAGCTAAACTGCTTATTTGACAAAGGTTTCATAAACTTTTTGTATCTAAAATGTAAAGTTCCCTAAAGGACTAGCTTCGCGTCGCGTTATCATCTCCCACTGAACTCCTGTCGTCGTTTTGAAGGAGAATTCTCACTCACAAAAGGTTAAAAATACCCCGATCGCTCAGTTGAATTGACTTAATTTATCGCTATAATAATTTGAGTAATTATACGACCGCCTCTCTTCACAGAAGTAAAAAACGATGAATATCTAGACATAGCACTCGATCGATACGCAGCGATGATAATTTGAAGGTTACAGCGTATGACATGAGCTAGAGAAAAGCACTACAGCGCGGTGAAATAACGCAAGGCTGGATCGCAGTATTAGTCAAGACTTAATTAGTGAAAACTGAGACTTAGCAAAAACTGGTAATTCTGTCTCTTGTTTAGGAGTTGATGAATCAAGATATAATTTTTAATCTTTTCCTGCCTTAATTAACATGCGCATGGAATAAGCTCGCGTTTTCCAAGCATTTGGGCGCATCAAATTAAAAAAGCTAAGAGCTAAAAGCTTTATCAAAAGGTTCGGCAATCATCAATTTATTAGGGTGATTTCTGACTGTACCGCGACATCAATATCTCTTATCATTAATTAACAATTAGCATTATAATTGGCACTGTTGCCATTTATCTAAAATATAGCTTCTTGATGTTCGAGATGGTTAAAATCAAGACCAAAGAGAGTTACAGAAGCGATCCCTAACACCTCATCAGCAGCAAAAAGCAGTATTAATACGTCAAAATTAAGTAAATAGACAAATATGAAAGACCTTACTCGATATCGAAATATTGGCATCTTCGCGCACGTAGATGCGGGTAAAACCACCACCACTGAAAGAATCCTGAACCTAACTGGTAAAACCCATAAAATCGGTGAGGTACATGAAGGAGAAGCAACAACCGACTTCATGGAACAGGAAAAAGAACGTGGTATTACAATTCAGTCTGCTGCGACAAGCTGCTTCTGGAAAGAACATCAGCTAAATATTATTGATACACCTGGTCACGTTGATTTTACGATCGAGGTTTACCGTTCTCTCAAAGTTCTTGATGGCGGTATTGGTGTGTTCTGCGGTTCTGGTGGGGTAGAGCCTCAGTCTGAGACTAACTGGCGTTATGCTAATGATTCCAAGGTAGCTCGAGTTATATACATTAACAAGTTAGACCGAACTGGTGCTGATTACTTTAGCGTAGTTAAGCAAATAGATGAAATCCTGGTTGCTACTCCTTTGGTAATGGTATTGCCCATTGGAGTTGAAAATGATTTTATTGGGGTAGTTGACCTCTTAACTCGTAAAGCTTGGGTATGGGATAATTCTGGCAAGCCAGAGAACTACGAAATTAAAGATGTTCCCGCGGATATGGTAGATGATGTAGAAACTTACCGCGAACAGCTAATTGAAACTGCGATCGAGCAAGACGACGAATTGATGGAAAAATATCTAGAAGGTGAAGAGCTTTCCGTCGACGAAATCAAAGCCTGTATCCGTAAAGGAACTCGCGATTTAGCTTTCTTCCCTACTTACTGCGGTTCTTCCTTTAAAAACAAAGGGGTACAGTTAGTGCTAGATGCCGTAGTTGACTATCTACCTAACCCCACCGAAGTTAAGCCTCAGCCAGAGATCGACCTAGAGGGCACCGAAACAGGCAAATATGCCATTGTTGATGCCGAAAGACCTTTGCGTGCTTTAGCATTCAAAATCATGGACGATCGCTATGGTGCATTGACCTTTACGCGAATTTATTCTGGTACTCTAAATAAAGGTGAATCTGTCTTAAATACCGCTACAGGCAAAACTGAGCGCGTTGGTCGGATGGTAGAAATGCACGCCAACTCCCGTGAAGAAATTGATTCTGCTCAAGCAGGGGATATTATTGCAATTGTTGGTTTGAAAAGCATCCAGACTGGACATACTCTTTGCGACCCTAAAGATCCTGCAACTTTAGAGCCGATGGTTTTCCCTGACCCCGTAATTTCGATCTCCGTAACTCCCAAAAATAAGGGTGCTTCTGAAAAGTTGGGAATGGCATTGGGTAAAATGGTTCAAGAAGATCCGTCTTTTTATGTCGAAACTGACCAGGAAAGCGGTGAGGTGATTATCAAAGGAATGGGTGAACTTCACTTAGACATCAAGGTAGACATTCTTAAACGTACTCACGGCGTAGAAGTAGAAGTTGGTAAGCCTCAAGTAGCCTATCGCGAGTCTATTACTAAAGTTATTCAAGATAGCTACACTCACAAAAAACAGTCTGGTGGTTCAGGTCAGTTTGGTAAAATTGACTATACTATCGAGCCTGGTGAAGCTGGCTCTGGCTTTGAGTTTGAGTCTAAAGTTACTGGTGGTAACGTCCCTAGAGAATTCTGGCCCGCAGTTGAAAAAGGTTTTGCCAATAGCATTGAAAAAGGTGTCTTAGCAGGTTTCCCCTGTGTGGATTTGAAGGTTACTTTAACTGATGGTTCTTTCCACCCTGTAGACTCTAGTGCGATCGCATTTGAAATTGCAGCTAAGTCTGGTTATCGCCAAACTTTACCCAAAGCTGGGCCTCAAATACTTGAGCCGATTATGAACGTAGACGTATTTACTCCTGACGATCATATGGGAGATGTTATTGGCGACCTCAACCGTCGTCGTGGCATGATCAAATCTCAAAACTCTACTCCAATGGGTGTTCGCATCAAAGCTGATGTACCTTTGAGTGAAATGTTTGGTTATATTGGTGACTTACGTACTATGACTTCTGGTCGTGGTCAGTTCTCAATGGAGTTTAATCACTACTCGCCTTGTCCTAAGAATGTTGCCGAAGAAGTGATTGCTGAAGCAAAAGCGCGTCAAGAAGCTAAGTCATAAGTAGTCGCCGTTTGGGAGTTGGGAGTTGGTAGCAGTAATGTTTTAGCTTTATGCTCTAAACTTTTAATCTGCTGTTCATACTTAGATTAAGCGACAATCATAATTTAAGTCCCGTTTGGTATTAATTACTAAACGGGATTTTTGTTAGTAAAAGTATAATTACATGTAGGTTGGACTTTGATTACCAAGGGTCATGGAAGAGATTTTAGAACTAAAAGAAAAGCTATATCAAGGAGATATTCAAGCAGCGCTCGCAATTTGTGATGAGTTAGAAACGATGGGAAGATAAGATAAAATCAATACTTTAGAAAGTTTTCTGGTAGTTTTGCGCGTTCATTTAATTAAAATATCATAATAGATCTTAAATTCTTAAATTAGAGGTTTAAGTAGCAACGGTAGTGTTGCCAAAACTTTCGCCAACACTACCAATAGATTAGGGGAATTGAATTAATTTAAGTTTCCAGATTTATTCACTTAACCAACGTACCGCGTCTTTAGCATGATAAGTCAGAATCAAATCTGCACCAGCACGTTTAAAGCTAGTTAAGGTTTCTAAAGTCACCTTCTTCTCATCGATCCAGCCGTTGAGGGCAGCAGCTTTAACCATTGAATATTCTCCAGAGACATTATAGGCAGCTACAGGAAGGTTGGTTGCTTGCTTGACTCGCCAGATAATATCCATATAGGACAGTGCAGGTTTAACCATCAACATATCTGCACCTTCAGCGATGTCTAATTCAATTTCTTTAAGGGCTTCTGTACCGTTGGCAGGATCCATTTGATAGGTACGGCGATCGCCAAAGCTGGGAGCAGATTCGGCTGCATCTCTAAATGGCCCATAATAGGCAGAAGCATACTTGGCAGCATAGGAAAGTATGGGCGTATCTTGGAAGCCAGCATCATCTAAGCCTTCTCTAATAGCTCTGACAAAGCCATCCATCATCCCTGAAGGCGCAATAATATCTGCACCTGCATTTGCCTGAGAAACCGCCGTTTTTTTGAGTAGTTCTAAAGTAGGATCGTTGAGTACTCTGCCAGACAAATCTCCTGTTTCTAAATATCCACAGTGTCCATGACTGGTATATTCACATAGACAAGTATCGGCAATTACTAATAGTTCAGGAACAGATTCCTTAATTGCCGTGGCGGCTTTTTGGACAATACCGCAATCGTGCCAGGCACCAGTAGCATCAACGTCTTTATCTTCAGGAATACCAAATAAGATTACCGCAGGAATGCCCAAGTCATATACTTGCTTAGCTTCCTCAACAATCTTATCTACCGAAAGTTGATAGACACCAGGCATCGATCTAACTTCGGTGGCAACAGATGTTCCTGGTACAGCAAATAAAGGGTAAATTAAGTCACTAGCAGTAACTACTGTTTCTTGCACCATACGGCGTAATTGGGGATGTTGGCGCAGCCGACGAGGACGATTGATGGGAAACATAAGATTTTTTATACTAAATTGACGATCTAAAACACAGAAGTACTAACTTATAGTTTTATCGGTCACGATTTATTCCGTACTAGTACTAATAGTTAGTTCAAATATCTAGTGTAAGACGAATATTGCCCTCAAAGTATTAGCTACTGTACAAATCAATGTTTTGTAACGTTGAGAAGATTATTTTGCGCTCCATCGCCTAAAAAGTTAGCTATAATACAAATGAAGCTTTAGCCATTAGTCACAAGGTCTTTTGTACAGTACAAATGATTTCCAAGACCGAATGCGCCAAGAAGCTAAAAAAATCATGGGGCCGTAAAGGTTTCGACAGGTTAGTAAAAATTAATCCGTGATTCAGGTCGAGAGTGAGTATCCTCTCGTAAATACAGACTCAAACTAAATATAGATGCAAACAACATCGTAAAATTTGAGCGTCAGGCAGTAGCTGCCTAAATCTAGAAAAAACACTTTTCAGATTTGCTCGTCTCTAGCTGGACTCCGTTAAAAATTAGAGACAAAACCCCAACGGATGCTCCTACTGGTTTTCTTTGGTAGACTAGTTAGGAAAAGACTTTATCAAAGAATCCTACCATCAGGGATAATTGATGATCCCCGCTCCAAGGGTTAGAGGAGCTAAACCTGTGAACGAATGGGCAAGTGAATAGCTGATCTGGACAGCAGTTCGACTCTGCTCGGCTCCACTAAAGTATTAATTGTTAGTCTTCTGCTACTTTTATCTTGCTGTTGATTAACGATCATTAAAGATAATAAATGATAAAAAGTAATGCTTAGATGTACCTTAACGATTTAAGATGGTCATATATTTCTAGACCTCAATCAAATGACCTAAGCTTGTGATATTTTGATCGTAAAAGCTCAGGTCATTTTTTTATCTTTTATGTTTCAATTGAGCAAGGCCTGCTTTTTAGTTTTGTAACTTGAGCAAAATATTTTGTACCTGCTGATAAAAACTAGCCTGGCGATCGTAATCAGCTTTTAATTCATTAAAACGATTGATAGTAAGGTTGTTTTGTTGCACAATTTGCTGAGATTGATTGCAATAGCGATTAGCAATTTCACGAACTTGTGGCTTGAGGTTATTTAGAGTTTCTTGTCGATCGCAAACTATGTTTGGTGGTGGTTCATTAATCAGGTTTTTAATTTCTTGATAGACTTTCCTTCTCAGTAGCTCTACCTGATAACCCGCTCTGGCATAATTTTCAGTTTCTTCTGGGGTAAATTGTTGTCCATAAGCATTACTAGATAAAGAAACTGTTGGTAAGAAAGTTTTATTAGCACCAGACGAACTTGATATTTCAGGAATTAACCCGACCATCAAGCTAATTAATGCCAACGCACTACTACTCAAGATCCGAACATATAGTTTATTTAATTTAAATAAAGTTAAATTAACTTTGAACATCATTAATAACAATAACTAGTATTAGTAAGATTACTATTTATTGGGAATTGATTTTGATGAGATAAGTTCCTGTTTTTTGGCTTATTTGACTAAAAATTTTATTAAATTGCGGTATTGTCATTCGCAGTCAGAGATAGGCGATCGCTAGTTATCCTAAATTATCTAGCTATAGCTCTTGCTATTGAAGCATTTTAAGTTTATTTTTTATTCCCGAGTAAAGAAATAAAAGTTAAAACTTTGGAACAATCAGCACATAGAACTAAGTTACTTCAAAATAGATTAGCTTTGAGAAAGACGTTTAACGGGCTTACCTCCTAAAAGTCGGTCGGTTTCTGCTAGTAAACTAGGAATTTTCTGAGCATAGGGATTAGCTGTTAAGCAAGATTCGAGATCTAATCGCTCGACTCGATCTGCTTTCGCCCCAGGAAACCAATGACCAGCATTAGTTAAAAGGTTATAACGTGCTTGTCCATATTCAATCATGTCGTATGCTAATGCTAAATTACGCAGCCACAGAATAACGGGCATATTAACGTTACCAGGAGTATTGTCGTGGCTAGGTAAGCCAACTTGCCAATTATCGAGCCAATCTTTCCCTAATACGGCGATCGCTTCTTGTTCTAAACGTTCTAAGATTGGCGGTAATATTTCGTCTGCTCGATCTAATAAAGGTAAAACTTTTAAATGTTCATTAAAATCTGAAGGTTTCGCTGCACCCAAACTAAGGGTATGCACTTCAGGATGAGATAAACAAAACAGATCGTTAAATACCATTGGACTTAGAGGCTGGCATAATTCTCTTAACTTTGCTGGTGGATTATAAAGATGTCCGCCTTTATCAGTAGGAGAAATGATAAATACTCCCATATCCTGTCGTTGGGCTGCTTCTATGGCTGACCAATTCCATTGATTGATGTAATACCAATGAAGATTTACATAGTCAAACTCGCCTGTTTCAATTGCTTTGGTAATAATTTCCGTTGAGCCGTGGGTAGAAAAGCCAATATGTCTGACTTTACCTTCGGCCTTTAGTTTCTTGGCTTCGTCTAAACACCCTCCAGGGCGTATACTATGATGGAAAGTCTCTTCGTTATTAATGCCGTGGAGTCCCAGCAGGTCGACATATTCTAGTTGACAAAAGTTGAGAGACTGCATAAATTGACGACGAAAATCCAAAGCTTTGGGCTGAGGAGAGACTTTAGTTTGAAAGATTAGCTTTTCTCTCGGTAGTTTAGGTAAAATTTTTCCTAGCTGCATCTCAGAGCTACCGTAACCCCTAGCTGTTTCGATATGATTAATCCCCAATTCAAACGAACGGTAAATAGTGGCTTCTAAATTACGCTGATTGGCTTCGGGTATTTTAGATTGGGGCAAATCTTGCCATTTATATTGATATCTCATCCCCCCACAGGAAAAAACGGGCATCTGTAACTCTGTACGACCAAATCGGCGATATTGCATAATTAAACTACTATTTTTTATATTTATTTTTATCTCTTATCAATATCATTTTAGATATTATTTGAGCAGGGCAGGAGCAACAGGGAAATTAGATGAAAATTTTATTGGTAGATGACGAAACTGAACTAAGCGATCCTTTGAGTCGAATTTTGTTGCAAGAAGGCTATCAGGTAGATATAGCTGATGATGGTGCAACAGGAATGGAATTAGCCCTGCAAAATCAGTACGATTTACTGATCTTGGATTGGATGTTGCCTCATAAGTCAGGATTAGAAATCTGTCGGTCCATGCGATCGCAATTTTTAAGTACCCCTGTATTATTTTTAACCGCTAAGGATACAATAGACGATCGCGTCGATGGGTTGGATGCAGGGGCAGATGACTATTTAGTCAAGCCGTTTGAACTGCGGGAATTATTAGCCAGAGTGCGGGCTTTGTTGCGTCGCTCTAGTTTAGAAATGCCCAATAGCGAGCGCTTAAAAGTAGCAGACTTAGAGCTAGATCTAGAAAATCAGATAGCATATCGTAGCGACAGGGCGATCGACCTATCGGAAAAAGAAATCAAGCTATTAACTTACTTTATGCACCACCCAGACAGACTATTAACCCACGAAGAAATATATCGCTATCTGTGGCAAGCGGAAGAACAACCTAGCAGTAATGTATTAGCTGCGTTGGTACGCCTATTGCGACGTAAAATTGAAATTAAGGGAGAAAGCACTTTAATTCATACGGTTTATGGCAAAGGTTATCGTTTCGGAAATGTTTAGCTGTAGTCTGTCAGGTTGTAATTGATAGGTTTAAAATCGTTAATTTCTTCAATTAGATTATCCTAATCCATGTCTTCTAGTTTTCTGTTTTGAATCGCATTGATAATCTTTTGTCGCCAAAGATTTAAATCTTGATGATAAAGCTGTTCCAGTTGATTACTCATCGCTTATCTCTCTTGTATTTAAACCAATTCTAATTCAGGTAAAGCCTTGTGAATTGTCCCTAACCAGTCAATCAAATTATCCAATTGCTTTTGAGGCTTCGCAATCTAGAAATTATTCCTCTAGCAATAGAATTGTTAAGCAAGATTAAGGATAAAAGGGAAAAGCAAGGATTAAAAAAGATATTTACGCTATTTTGAATAAGTTTTTTGCTAAATAAGTTTTACACTCTAAATAGAGATCGCCTTGATTGCCAAATAATTCGATCGCTTTGATTGGATTGAAATCGGCAAAAGCTTGATAATTAGTTTATTTGGTGGGCAAAAGTTATTCTGTAATGATAATTTGCTGGTGTTATTTTTTTCCACCTACATGCGATCGCTCTAATTTTTTGTTGATAAAATCAATCATCATCTTGGGCGATAATTCTTAAAGATTGATCGACAGTATCTATAGAGTCTATTTGCTCGTTTCCATAGCCACCTATCTCTTCAAACTTTTTGGCAGTTACTAGTAGTCTAGAATTATACGAACCTACTGCTTTGTTGTATGTTTTAACTGTTTCGTCGAGTTTTTTGCGAAGAGTATCCAAATGGTTAGCAAATACGGTAAACCTGTCATATAGTTCTCGACCTAAATTACCTATTTCTTGAGTATTTCTAGCAATTTGTTCTTGTCTCCACCCGTATTCTATAGTTCTTAGTAACGTAATTAATGTAGTTGGAGTAGCAAGAATTACCTTTCTTTCTATTCCATATTCTATTAAACTAGGATCTTGCTGTAAGGCTGCACTAAAGAAAACTTCACCTGGCAAAAACATAACTACAAATTCAGGCGTGTTATCAAATTGTATCCAATAGTTTTTGGAACTAAGTTGATTGATATGACTGCGAATATGTTTGGCATGATTTTTTAAACAGTTAATTTTCTCCGATTCTTCTTCCATCTCTAATGCTTCTAAATATGCTTTTAAAGGAGCTTTAGAGTCTACAATTACCTTTTTTTGGCTAGGAAGCGTCACAATTAAATCTGGTCTTTGATTGCGACCCTCTTCTGTAACTACAGTTTCTTGTATGGTAAAGTCACAATGTTCTTGCATTCCTGAAATTTCTACTACGCGCCTTAGCTGGACTTCTCCCCATCTCCCACGAACTATAGGCTGTCGTAATGCTTGAGTTAAATTAGCAGTTTCAGATTGAAGCCTGTACATGAGTGCTGCTTGAGATTGAAGCTGTTCTGAAATTTGTCCTTTATCTCTTGACCAAGCATTATCTGTATTATTTAATTTTTTGTCAAATGCTTCTAAAGATCTGTTTAATGGTGAAATTAAGTCGCTAATTGCTTGATGTTTGGCAT
The sequence above is a segment of the Coleofasciculaceae cyanobacterium genome. Coding sequences within it:
- a CDS encoding transposase, with the protein product MLVLEAKIYAKQVQYQAMDEAILTAQFIRNKALRYWMDNKGVGKYDLSAYCKVLAAEFPFAHKLNSMARQSSADRAWAAISRFYANCKNKVTKKKGFPKFKKHSRSVEYKTSGWKFSEDRKKITFTDKNNIGQVKLKGTRDLNCYDIKQIKRVRIVRRADGHYCQFLVDVDNREKVELSYSEIGLDVGLNYFYTDDKGNQIENPRFYRKGEKPLNRLNKSKSKKYIKGAKPQSKNYHQARKRYALKHLKTSRQRKDHAVKLARCVVTSNDVVAYEDLRIANMVKNHNLAKSITDAGWYQFRVWLEYFGYKFGKITIAVPPQYTSVICSSCGAKVKKALSTRTHKCKCGCVLDRDQNAAKNVLSIGLSTVGHTGSKAWGEETAILTGENLLE
- the fusA gene encoding elongation factor G codes for the protein MKDLTRYRNIGIFAHVDAGKTTTTERILNLTGKTHKIGEVHEGEATTDFMEQEKERGITIQSAATSCFWKEHQLNIIDTPGHVDFTIEVYRSLKVLDGGIGVFCGSGGVEPQSETNWRYANDSKVARVIYINKLDRTGADYFSVVKQIDEILVATPLVMVLPIGVENDFIGVVDLLTRKAWVWDNSGKPENYEIKDVPADMVDDVETYREQLIETAIEQDDELMEKYLEGEELSVDEIKACIRKGTRDLAFFPTYCGSSFKNKGVQLVLDAVVDYLPNPTEVKPQPEIDLEGTETGKYAIVDAERPLRALAFKIMDDRYGALTFTRIYSGTLNKGESVLNTATGKTERVGRMVEMHANSREEIDSAQAGDIIAIVGLKSIQTGHTLCDPKDPATLEPMVFPDPVISISVTPKNKGASEKLGMALGKMVQEDPSFYVETDQESGEVIIKGMGELHLDIKVDILKRTHGVEVEVGKPQVAYRESITKVIQDSYTHKKQSGGSGQFGKIDYTIEPGEAGSGFEFESKVTGGNVPREFWPAVEKGFANSIEKGVLAGFPCVDLKVTLTDGSFHPVDSSAIAFEIAAKSGYRQTLPKAGPQILEPIMNVDVFTPDDHMGDVIGDLNRRRGMIKSQNSTPMGVRIKADVPLSEMFGYIGDLRTMTSGRGQFSMEFNHYSPCPKNVAEEVIAEAKARQEAKS
- the hemB gene encoding porphobilinogen synthase → MFPINRPRRLRQHPQLRRMVQETVVTASDLIYPLFAVPGTSVATEVRSMPGVYQLSVDKIVEEAKQVYDLGIPAVILFGIPEDKDVDATGAWHDCGIVQKAATAIKESVPELLVIADTCLCEYTSHGHCGYLETGDLSGRVLNDPTLELLKKTAVSQANAGADIIAPSGMMDGFVRAIREGLDDAGFQDTPILSYAAKYASAYYGPFRDAAESAPSFGDRRTYQMDPANGTEALKEIELDIAEGADMLMVKPALSYMDIIWRVKQATNLPVAAYNVSGEYSMVKAAALNGWIDEKKVTLETLTSFKRAGADLILTYHAKDAVRWLSE
- a CDS encoding DUF4168 domain-containing protein, whose amino-acid sequence is MMFKVNLTLFKLNKLYVRILSSSALALISLMVGLIPEISSSSGANKTFLPTVSLSSNAYGQQFTPEETENYARAGYQVELLRRKVYQEIKNLINEPPPNIVCDRQETLNNLKPQVREIANRYCNQSQQIVQQNNLTINRFNELKADYDRQASFYQQVQNILLKLQN
- a CDS encoding aldo/keto reductase, encoding MQYRRFGRTELQMPVFSCGGMRYQYKWQDLPQSKIPEANQRNLEATIYRSFELGINHIETARGYGSSEMQLGKILPKLPREKLIFQTKVSPQPKALDFRRQFMQSLNFCQLEYVDLLGLHGINNEETFHHSIRPGGCLDEAKKLKAEGKVRHIGFSTHGSTEIITKAIETGEFDYVNLHWYYINQWNWSAIEAAQRQDMGVFIISPTDKGGHLYNPPAKLRELCQPLSPMVFNDLFCLSHPEVHTLSLGAAKPSDFNEHLKVLPLLDRADEILPPILERLEQEAIAVLGKDWLDNWQVGLPSHDNTPGNVNMPVILWLRNLALAYDMIEYGQARYNLLTNAGHWFPGAKADRVERLDLESCLTANPYAQKIPSLLAETDRLLGGKPVKRLSQS
- the rppA gene encoding two-component system response regulator RppA; the protein is MKILLVDDETELSDPLSRILLQEGYQVDIADDGATGMELALQNQYDLLILDWMLPHKSGLEICRSMRSQFLSTPVLFLTAKDTIDDRVDGLDAGADDYLVKPFELRELLARVRALLRRSSLEMPNSERLKVADLELDLENQIAYRSDRAIDLSEKEIKLLTYFMHHPDRLLTHEEIYRYLWQAEEQPSSNVLAALVRLLRRKIEIKGESTLIHTVYGKGYRFGNV
- the rmuC gene encoding DNA recombination protein RmuC, which produces MEVIFGLIVGLILGGGSVWLITRSQIQTIKFQKQASDEKANLFNSQREKLLEENEQKQTIIQQLEKTIKENEQEIRNTIKKSSDADAKLEKTSNLEARLLVETENNQRLRNENTAHKENISRLAADLESQKQHHNQIIIKLENDLNQINLEITDYKREIEQAHKMSAEANAQREYIEELKQENTDFKQQNEQLKLEKARFKEELSSLKTKLEEERKSTQEKIELLQNAEQKLTNAFESLSSRALQNNNQQFLQAAKATFENIYQTSQHKIDAKHQAISDLISPLNRSLEAFDKKLNNTDNAWSRDKGQISEQLQSQAALMYRLQSETANLTQALRQPIVRGRWGEVQLRRVVEISGMQEHCDFTIQETVVTEEGRNQRPDLIVTLPSQKKVIVDSKAPLKAYLEALEMEEESEKINCLKNHAKHIRSHINQLSSKNYWIQFDNTPEFVVMFLPGEVFFSAALQQDPSLIEYGIERKVILATPTTLITLLRTIEYGWRQEQIARNTQEIGNLGRELYDRFTVFANHLDTLRKKLDETVKTYNKAVGSYNSRLLVTAKKFEEIGGYGNEQIDSIDTVDQSLRIIAQDDD